A genomic stretch from Leptodactylus fuscus isolate aLepFus1 chromosome 10, aLepFus1.hap2, whole genome shotgun sequence includes:
- the PAPSS2 gene encoding bifunctional 3'-phosphoadenosine 5'-phosphosulfate synthase 2 isoform X1 has protein sequence MSKTGQFQKATNVVYQSHHVSRNKRGQVVGTRGGFRGCTVWLTGLSGAGKTTLGFALEEYLVSHAIPCYSLDGDNIRHGLNKNLGFSSEDREENIRRIAEVAKLFADAGLVCITSFISPYTKDREEARKIHDKAGLPFFEIFVDAPLNICESRDVKGLYKKARAGEIKGFTGIDSEYEKPDAPELVLKTDLHTVNECIQQIVELLQEGEIVPSGATKEVHELFVPENKLKQAREEAKNLPAIEITKIDLQWVQVLSEGWATPLKGFMREREYLQVLHFDTLIDDARHNSDITVSKSLGGIINLSIPIVLPVSTEDKEKLSDAKAFSLSYEGKRVAILRNPEFYEHRKEERCARVWGTTCAQHPHVKVVLESGDWLVGGDLEVLERIRWEDGLDQYRLTPLELKQKAKEMNADAIFAFQLRNPVHNGHALLMQDTKRHLLSRGYKHPVLLLHPLGGWTKDDDVPLDWRMKQHAAVLEEGVLDPKSTIVAIFPSPMLYAGPTEVQWHCRARMIAGSNFYIVGRDPAGMPHPETKQDLYEPSHGGKVLSMAPGLTSVEIIPFRVAAYNTKNKAMEFYDKERHNEFDFISGTRMRKLAREGQNPPDGFMAPKAWKVLTDYYCSLEKNC, from the exons ggTCAGTTCCAGAAGGCCACGAATGTTGTTTACCAGTCTCACCATGTGAGCAGAAACAAGAGAGGCCAAGTTGTCGGTACCAGAGGAGGCTTCCGTGGCTGCACTGTGTGGTTAACAG GTTTGTCGGGAGCCGGAAAGACAACGCTAGGGTTTGCCCTGGAAGAATACCTGGTCTCTCATGCTATTCCCTGCTACTCACTTGATGGCGACAACATCCGTCATGGGCTGAACAAAAACCTGGGCTTCTCTTCAGAGGATCGGGAGGAGAACATTCGCCGTATTGCAGAAGTGGCTAAGCTGTTTGCTGATGCCGGCCTGGTTTGCATCACTAGCTTCATTTCTCCGTATACCAAG GATCGTGAAGAAGCTCGTAAAATACACGACAAAGCAGGACTGCCATTTTTCGAGATATTTGTGGATGCTCCATTAAACATCTGTGAAAGCAGAGATGTGAAGGGATTGTACAAGAAAGCCAGGGCTGGAGAAATCAAAG GATTTACTGGAATTGACTCTGAATATGAGAAACCAGATGCCCCAGAACTAGTGCTGAAGACCGACCTCCATACTGTCAATGAATGCATCCAGCAGATTGTGGAGCTATTGCAGGAAGGG GAAATTGTCCCATCAGGAGCTACAAAAGAAGTCCATGAATTGTTTGTACCCGAGAACAAGCTGAAGCAGGCTCGCGAGGAGGCGAAAAACTTACCCGCAATTGAGATCACAAAG attgatctccagtggGTGCAGGTCCTGAGTGAAGGCTGGGCCACACCACTCAAGGGCTTTATGCGTGAGAGGGAATATCTACAAGTCCTTCATTTTGACACCCTCATAGATG ATGCCAGACATAACTCAGATATAACAGTCTCAAAGTCTCTCG GGGGCATAATCAACCTGAGCATTCCCATTGTGCTGCCCGTGTCTACAGAGGACAAGGAAAAACTGAGCGACGCAAAGGCATTTTCTCTGTCATATGAAGGAAAACGAGTGGCCATTTTGCGTAATCCTGAGTTCTATGAACACAGAAAAGAAGAAAGATGCGCTCGTGTTTGGGGCACTACCTGTGCTCAGCATCCTCATGTCAAG GTGGTCCTGGAAAGTGGCGATTGGCTGGTTGGTGGAGATCTAGAGGTTCTAGAAAGAATCAGATGGGAAGATGGCTTAGATCAATACCGCCTTACACCTCTGGAGCTGAAACAAAAGGCTAAAGAGATGAATGCTG ACGCCATCTTTGCTTTCCAACTCCGCAATCCCGTCCATAATGGACATGCCCTGCTCATGCAGGATACTAAGCGCCACCTGCTATCTAGAGGATACAAGCACCCGGTACTTCTCTTGCACCCACTTGGAGGGTGGACCAAAGATGATGATGTGCCTTTGGATTGGCGCATGAAGCAACATGCAGCTGTACTTGAAGAAGGTGTCTTGGATCCCAAATCCACCATTGTTGCCATCTTTCCTTCACCAATGTTATATGCAGGACCCACAGAG GTTCAGTGGCACTGCAGGGCACGGATGATCGCAGGATCCAACTTCTATATTGTAGGAAGGGACCCTGCGGGCATGCCACATCCCGAGACCAAACAGGATCTGTATGAGCCAAGTCATGGAGGAAAAGTACTGAGCATGGCACCAGGACTGACTTCTGTGGAGATCATCCCATTCCGAGTAGCTGCCTACAACACAAAGAACAAAGCCATGGAGTTCTACGACAAGGAAAG ACACAATGAATTTGACTTCATCTCTGGAACCCGCATGAGAAAACTGGCACGTGAAGGACAAAACCCACCCGATGGCTTCATGGCCCCCAAAGCTTGGAAAGTCTTAACAGATTATTATTGCTCCCTGGAGAAGAATTGCTGA
- the PAPSS2 gene encoding bifunctional 3'-phosphoadenosine 5'-phosphosulfate synthase 2 isoform X2 → MSKTGQFQKATNVVYQSHHVSRNKRGQVVGTRGGFRGCTVWLTGLSGAGKTTLGFALEEYLVSHAIPCYSLDGDNIRHGLNKNLGFSSEDREENIRRIAEVAKLFADAGLVCITSFISPYTKDREEARKIHDKAGLPFFEIFVDAPLNICESRDVKGLYKKARAGEIKGFTGIDSEYEKPDAPELVLKTDLHTVNECIQQIVELLQEGEIVPSGATKEVHELFVPENKLKQAREEAKNLPAIEITKIDLQWVQVLSEGWATPLKGFMREREYLQVLHFDTLIDGGIINLSIPIVLPVSTEDKEKLSDAKAFSLSYEGKRVAILRNPEFYEHRKEERCARVWGTTCAQHPHVKVVLESGDWLVGGDLEVLERIRWEDGLDQYRLTPLELKQKAKEMNADAIFAFQLRNPVHNGHALLMQDTKRHLLSRGYKHPVLLLHPLGGWTKDDDVPLDWRMKQHAAVLEEGVLDPKSTIVAIFPSPMLYAGPTEVQWHCRARMIAGSNFYIVGRDPAGMPHPETKQDLYEPSHGGKVLSMAPGLTSVEIIPFRVAAYNTKNKAMEFYDKERHNEFDFISGTRMRKLAREGQNPPDGFMAPKAWKVLTDYYCSLEKNC, encoded by the exons ggTCAGTTCCAGAAGGCCACGAATGTTGTTTACCAGTCTCACCATGTGAGCAGAAACAAGAGAGGCCAAGTTGTCGGTACCAGAGGAGGCTTCCGTGGCTGCACTGTGTGGTTAACAG GTTTGTCGGGAGCCGGAAAGACAACGCTAGGGTTTGCCCTGGAAGAATACCTGGTCTCTCATGCTATTCCCTGCTACTCACTTGATGGCGACAACATCCGTCATGGGCTGAACAAAAACCTGGGCTTCTCTTCAGAGGATCGGGAGGAGAACATTCGCCGTATTGCAGAAGTGGCTAAGCTGTTTGCTGATGCCGGCCTGGTTTGCATCACTAGCTTCATTTCTCCGTATACCAAG GATCGTGAAGAAGCTCGTAAAATACACGACAAAGCAGGACTGCCATTTTTCGAGATATTTGTGGATGCTCCATTAAACATCTGTGAAAGCAGAGATGTGAAGGGATTGTACAAGAAAGCCAGGGCTGGAGAAATCAAAG GATTTACTGGAATTGACTCTGAATATGAGAAACCAGATGCCCCAGAACTAGTGCTGAAGACCGACCTCCATACTGTCAATGAATGCATCCAGCAGATTGTGGAGCTATTGCAGGAAGGG GAAATTGTCCCATCAGGAGCTACAAAAGAAGTCCATGAATTGTTTGTACCCGAGAACAAGCTGAAGCAGGCTCGCGAGGAGGCGAAAAACTTACCCGCAATTGAGATCACAAAG attgatctccagtggGTGCAGGTCCTGAGTGAAGGCTGGGCCACACCACTCAAGGGCTTTATGCGTGAGAGGGAATATCTACAAGTCCTTCATTTTGACACCCTCATAGATG GGGGCATAATCAACCTGAGCATTCCCATTGTGCTGCCCGTGTCTACAGAGGACAAGGAAAAACTGAGCGACGCAAAGGCATTTTCTCTGTCATATGAAGGAAAACGAGTGGCCATTTTGCGTAATCCTGAGTTCTATGAACACAGAAAAGAAGAAAGATGCGCTCGTGTTTGGGGCACTACCTGTGCTCAGCATCCTCATGTCAAG GTGGTCCTGGAAAGTGGCGATTGGCTGGTTGGTGGAGATCTAGAGGTTCTAGAAAGAATCAGATGGGAAGATGGCTTAGATCAATACCGCCTTACACCTCTGGAGCTGAAACAAAAGGCTAAAGAGATGAATGCTG ACGCCATCTTTGCTTTCCAACTCCGCAATCCCGTCCATAATGGACATGCCCTGCTCATGCAGGATACTAAGCGCCACCTGCTATCTAGAGGATACAAGCACCCGGTACTTCTCTTGCACCCACTTGGAGGGTGGACCAAAGATGATGATGTGCCTTTGGATTGGCGCATGAAGCAACATGCAGCTGTACTTGAAGAAGGTGTCTTGGATCCCAAATCCACCATTGTTGCCATCTTTCCTTCACCAATGTTATATGCAGGACCCACAGAG GTTCAGTGGCACTGCAGGGCACGGATGATCGCAGGATCCAACTTCTATATTGTAGGAAGGGACCCTGCGGGCATGCCACATCCCGAGACCAAACAGGATCTGTATGAGCCAAGTCATGGAGGAAAAGTACTGAGCATGGCACCAGGACTGACTTCTGTGGAGATCATCCCATTCCGAGTAGCTGCCTACAACACAAAGAACAAAGCCATGGAGTTCTACGACAAGGAAAG ACACAATGAATTTGACTTCATCTCTGGAACCCGCATGAGAAAACTGGCACGTGAAGGACAAAACCCACCCGATGGCTTCATGGCCCCCAAAGCTTGGAAAGTCTTAACAGATTATTATTGCTCCCTGGAGAAGAATTGCTGA